In Argiope bruennichi chromosome 4, qqArgBrue1.1, whole genome shotgun sequence, a single window of DNA contains:
- the LOC129966348 gene encoding serine-rich adhesin for platelets-like → MLSDSSSSMLSDSSSSMLSDSSSSMLSDSSSSMLSDSSSSMLSDSSSSMLSDSSSSMLSDSSSSMLSDSSSSMLSDSSSSMLSDSSSSMLSDSSSSMLSDSSSSMLSDSSSSMLSDSSSSMLSDSSSSMLSDSSSSMLSDSSSSMLSDSSSSMLSDSSSSMLSDSSSSMLSDSSSSMLSDSSSSMLSDSSSSMLSDSSSTFNFKIFNENQHTSLHYVFKAVNK, encoded by the coding sequence ATGTTAAGTGATTCGTCTTCATCTATGTTAAGTGATTCGTCTTCATCTATGTTAAGTGATTCATCTTCATCTATGTTAAGTGATTCATCTTCATCTATGTTAAGTGATTCATCTTCATCTATGTTAAGTGATTCATCTTCATCTATGTTAAGTGATTCATCTTCATCTATGTTAAGTGATTCATCTTCATCTATGTTAAGTGATTCATCTTCATCTATGTTAAGTGATTCATCTTCATCTATGTTAAGTGATTCATCTTCATCTATGTTAAGTGATTCATCTTCATCTATGTTAAGTGATTCATCTTCATCTATGTTAAGTGATTCATCTTCATCTATGTTAAGTGATTCATCTTCATCTATGTTAAGTGATTCATCTTCATCTATGTTAAGTGATTCATCTTCATCTATGTTAAGTGATTCATCTTCATCTATGTTAAGTGATTCATCTTCATCTATGTTAAGTGATTCATCTTCATCTATGTTGAGTGATTCATCTTCATCTATGTTAAGTGATTCATCTTCATCTATGTTAAGTGATTCATCTTCATCTATGTTAAGTGATTCATCTTCATCTATGTTAAGTGATTCATcttcaacatttaatttcaaaatatttaatgaaaatcagcATACATCGcttcattatgtttttaaagcaGTCAATAAATAA